A region of Myxococcus stipitatus DSM 14675 DNA encodes the following proteins:
- a CDS encoding ubiquitin carboxyl-terminal hydrolase 14, whose amino-acid sequence MATECKHIEQAGNPEPRTNGCEECLKMGAQWVHLRRCLECGHVGCCDSSPNKHATKHFHQTKHPVVQSFEPGETWVWCFEDRIFMEDRPEQGDSARI is encoded by the coding sequence ATGGCGACCGAGTGCAAGCACATCGAACAGGCGGGAAACCCCGAGCCACGCACCAACGGCTGTGAGGAGTGTCTGAAGATGGGCGCGCAGTGGGTCCATCTCCGGCGCTGTCTCGAGTGCGGCCACGTCGGATGCTGTGACTCGTCCCCCAACAAACACGCGACCAAGCACTTCCACCAGACGAAGCACCCCGTCGTTCAGTCCTTCGAGCCCGGTGAGACGTGGGTGTGGTGCTTCGAGGACCGAATCTTCATGGAGGACCGTCCCGAGCAGGGGGATTCGGCTCGCATCTGA